CGCCTATCAGGGAAGGGATATGTTTTGCTATCGCGTTCATTGCCTGCCCTGAAGCGGCACGCGTCGCAATACCTTTCGGGTCAGGAGGGAAAATGGAAATGTTCTTATCCCAAGTATCAGGGAATTTAAAATTAATCATATTATCCCATTCAGATGCAAGCTCAGGATATGTTTTCCAATACGAATTAAATTTCTCCTTCCATTCTGATTCAAGCCGAGAGCCTTTATCTATTGCTTTTCTGAATTGTGCAAGAGCTTCTTCAGGAATATAAAATTTTGGTTCCAAGGGCCAGCCGAGGTTCTTCTTTGTGGCTGTGACCTCATCATGTCCGAGCGGAGAGCCGTGCACTTCAAAGGTATCCTGTTTATGAGGGCTCCCATAACCTATATGAGTTCTCACAGAGATCAATGAAGGCCTGTTAGTTTCTAACTGAGCATTTGCAATAGCTCTGGAGATATCTCTGATGTCATTTCCGTCTTCAACAAACTGCACATGCCATCCGTATGCCTCAAACCTCTTGCATACGTCCTCGGTGAACGTAAGTTTTGTCTCTCCTGACAGTGAGATGTGGTTATTGTCATAAAGATAGATAAGCCTGCCAAGTTTCAGATGTCCTGCCAATGAAGCTGCCTCAGACGAAATCCCCTCCATCAGATCTCCATCGCTCACTATCGCATATGTGCAGTGATTCACTATCTCATGCCCATGTTGATTAAACTTTGCCGCAAAAAATCTTTCGGCAATCGCCATTCCCACGCCCATTCCGAACCCCTGCCCCAGAGGGCCTGTTGTGCATTCAACTCCGGGCGTATCTCCATACTCAATATGCCCGGGCGTCTTGCTTCCCAATTGCCTGAATTTCTTAATTTCTTCAAGGGACAGATTATATCCGGTTAAATGCAGAAGCGCATAAAGAAGAGCGGAGCCGTGCCCCGCAGAAAGTACAAACCTATCCCTATTATGCCATTTTGGATTTTCAGGATTATGTTTAAGAAACCTGGTCCAGAGAACATATGCCATAGGAGCCGCGCCCATCGGCATTCCGGGATGGCCTGAATTGGCTTCTTCCACCATATCAACAGAAAGCGTCCTGACAGTGTTTATGCAGAGTTCATCTACATTCATAAAAAGTCCTTTGATTAATTTTATTAAGGGGTCAGGGTCAAAAGACCTTCAGCCTCAGCAATTTTGCATAGCCTCTGGTCAGACGAAACAAATGTAACATCATCCTGCTGTA
Above is a window of Nitrospirota bacterium DNA encoding:
- the tkt gene encoding transketolase; its protein translation is MNVDELCINTVRTLSVDMVEEANSGHPGMPMGAAPMAYVLWTRFLKHNPENPKWHNRDRFVLSAGHGSALLYALLHLTGYNLSLEEIKKFRQLGSKTPGHIEYGDTPGVECTTGPLGQGFGMGVGMAIAERFFAAKFNQHGHEIVNHCTYAIVSDGDLMEGISSEAASLAGHLKLGRLIYLYDNNHISLSGETKLTFTEDVCKRFEAYGWHVQFVEDGNDIRDISRAIANAQLETNRPSLISVRTHIGYGSPHKQDTFEVHGSPLGHDEVTATKKNLGWPLEPKFYIPEEALAQFRKAIDKGSRLESEWKEKFNSYWKTYPELASEWDNMINFKFPDTWDKNISIFPPDPKGIATRAASGQAMNAIAKHIPSLIGGSADLNPSTNTELKGKGNFQFPDSENKNVQGAASGEWGYGGANIAYGVREHAMGAISNGMALHGGLIPFAGTFLIFSDYMRPAIRLAALMKLHVIYVFTHDSIALGEDGPTHQPVEQLASLRAMPNLTIIRPCDANEAVEAWKIAIEHRAGPVALIMTRQKVPVIDRQKCKSASELAMGAYVIADCSSCMPEIILIATGSEVHIALAAYEKLNAEYIDVRVVSMPSWELFERQSKEYKDTVLPPHVRKRVVIEAGATHGWHKYVGLDGVIIGVDRFGASAPGEIVLEKFGITAENIVTKAMELLEKKI